The genomic DNA ATCATCAACGTCACTCGATGTTGCCTCTCTTGGAAGTGGCTCATCATCGGCACCATCTTCTTCTCGTATTTCCTCTAGAACCGGATTTTCCAGAAGTTCTTGTTGTATTGCATCAATGTATTCTAGTCGTCCCAGTTGTAGCAGCTTGATAGCTTGCTGCAACTGGGGAGTCATCATCAGTGACTGACTCATTTTTTGGACAAGTTTTGCTTGTAGTGCCATACGCTTCCGAAAAACCTCTTTCTTCCTAGCCTCTTAAGGAAACCCTAATGACATCCAGTTAAGAGAGCGCTCTTGTCTTTCCAATTGAATGCCTCTCTTTTGATGTTTCTGTCTAGGATAGAGTGCGGAAAACAGGAGAAAACTATGCCAATTCTCCTAATATGCTGATAATACATCGAAAATCCATAGAACGATTGTAACAGTGGTGTCTTTTTCATGTGACAAATGGCTGGTGTAAGAGCATGCGGAGGAGGGAAAGCAGAGTGTTCGGGTATCGTAGTGGAAGAGAGAGGACTCTTTGAGTTGATAGGACGACTTCACTCTCTTAATTGAGCACAAAGCCTTCTCCAAGATAATACTTTTGCGCATCTGGATTCGAAGCGATTTCTTTCGGGCTACCTTCAACCATGACCTTGCCGTCTACTAAAATATAAGCACGATCACAAATCCCTAGAGTCTCACGCACATTATGGTCAGTAATCAGAGTTCCAATGCCCTGATTCCGTAATCCGTCTATAATAATTTGCAGATCTCCTACTGCTATTGGATCGATACCAGCGAAGGGCTCGTCGAGAAGTAAAAAAAATGGATTCAGTGCAAGTGCTCGAGCAATTTCCACTCGCCGACGTTCGCCACCTGAGAGAGCACTGGCTAAGCTGGTACGCAGCTCTGCTACTCCTAGCATCTCCAACAACTCTTCAAGACGTTCTTTACGACTATTATCCGTAGCGAGTGTTGGAATTGTCTCCAATATCGCCATGATATTTTGCTCAACAGTCAGCTTTCGAAAGACAGAGGGCTCTTGAGGAAGATATCCTATACCCTTCCGCGCCCTCTCATAGACTGGTTGTTGAGAGACATCTTCACCATCAAGTAAGACTCTTCCAGAGGTTGGAGCTACCAGTCCAACACACATATAGAAGCTTGTGGTTTTCCCAGCACCATTGGGTCCCAGGAGGCCTACGGTTTCTCCTGAATGAACAGAAAGAGAAACGCCCCGCACAACAGGTCGTTTAGCGTAGCTCTTTGTTATGGCTTCTGCTGCTAGCGTGTGCATCTGCTCTCTCTTATGTCCACAATCTCCAACATAGGGAAATTCTATGCCTGTACACTAACTCGAGTCAGCTATAAACGAAAGCCATGCAGCATCTTTCG from bacterium includes the following:
- the lptB gene encoding LPS export ABC transporter ATP-binding protein is translated as MHTLAAEAITKSYAKRPVVRGVSLSVHSGETVGLLGPNGAGKTTSFYMCVGLVAPTSGRVLLDGEDVSQQPVYERARKGIGYLPQEPSVFRKLTVEQNIMAILETIPTLATDNSRKERLEELLEMLGVAELRTSLASALSGGERRRVEIARALALNPFFLLLDEPFAGIDPIAVGDLQIIIDGLRNQGIGTLITDHNVRETLGICDRAYILVDGKVMVEGSPKEIASNPDAQKYYLGEGFVLN